The Paenibacillus sp. FSL W8-0426 region CGTTTTTACACGGACGGCCCAAAGGTGCACGAGTACATTCGCGAAATGTACGAGGAGGTATTCGGGCCTTACCAGCTGGTTACGGTAGGGGAGATGTCGTCCACGACGCTGGAGCATTGCATCCGGTATTCCAGGCCGGAGTCGCGCGAATTTTCGATGACGTTCAGCTTTCATCATTTAAAGGTGGACTATCCAAACGGGCAGAAGTGGGAGCTGATGCCTTACGATTTCGAGGCGCTGAAGCGACTGCTCAGCGATTGGCAGACAGGCATGCAGGCGGGGGGAGGCTGGAATGCATTGTTCCTGAACAATCACGATCAGCCCAGGGCGTTGTCGCGCTTTGCCGACGATGGCGAATATCGGACGGAAAGCGCGAAGATGCTGGCGACGACCCTTCACGGACTGCAAGGAACTCCATACGTTTATCAAGGGGAAGAGATCGGCCTGCCGAATCCGGTATGGCAGGATGCGAGCGAGTTCCGGGACATCGAGTCCACGAATATGTTTAAGCTGCTGCAGCAAGAGAGCGGCAAGTCGGCTGCCGAGGCGTTCGAGATCGTAAAAACGCGTTCAAGGGACAACTCGCGCATACCGATGCCATGGGACGACACCGAGCATGCGGGATTCACGACAGGCACGCCTTGGATCAAAATCGATGAACGATACCCCGAGTTGAATGTGAAAAGACAATTGGCCGATCCGGAATCCGTGTATTACCACTACCAAAAATTAATTGCCTTGCGCAAGCAAGTGCAGGTGCTGACGGATGGATTGTACGAACGGCTGGATGAAGGGCATCCGGAGGTGTTTGCCTATGCCCGCTCGAACGGGAAGGAAACGCTGCTGGTCGTTTCCAGCTTCAGCAAACAGCAATCCCGCTTCCGGTTTCCGGAGGAGGTCTGGCAGGCGCATGTGGCAGACAAGCGGCATGAACTGCTGATCGGCAATACGAAAGCGATTCCCGAACTGGAACCAACGCTTTGCCTTGAGCCTTTTGCATCTTACATGTGGCTGATTTCCCAAGAGGAACCGCCCACGAATCACGGCACAGGAAAGGAGCGAAGCTGATGGATCGCAAACAAGTCGAAGATATCGTGAAAGCGGTCGGGGGCAAAGAAAACATCGAAGCAGCCACGCACTGCGTGACGCGATTAAGGTTTGCCCTCATCGACGAAAGCAAGGTCGACAGCGAGGCGCTTGACCGGAACGACCTGGTCAAAGGGCAGTTTTCCTCGCAAGGCCAATTCCAGGTGGTCATCGGGCCCGGTCTCGTAGACAAGGTATACGATGAGATGATCGGGATTACGGGCGGCGACCGTGCTTCCAAGGACGACGTAAAAGCCGCCGCGGGCAAAAAACAGCATCCGATCCAGCGCGCCATCAAAACGCTGTCGGACATCTTTATCCCGATTCTGCCGGCCATTATTACGGCAGGTTTGCTGCTCGGGATCAACAACATTTTGACCGGCCCCGGCATCTTTTTCGATGAGCGTTCACTCGTTGACGTTTATCCGGCCTGGAAGGATCTTGCATCGATCATCAACACCATCGCAAGCACGGCGTTTACGTTTCTGCCTGCGTTGATCGGCTGGTCGGCCGTGACGAGATTCGGCGGAAGCCCGCTGCTGGGGATCGTGCTGGGTTTGATTCTGGTGCATCCCGACCTGCTCAGCGCTTACGGGTATGCCGATGCGGTCAACGAAGGCACCGTGCCGACCTGGAACCTGTTCGGCTGGGAAATCGAGAAGATCGGCTATCAAGGTCAGGTGCTGCCTGTGCTGGTATCGGCGTATTTGCTGGCCAAGCTGGAGACGTTCCTGAACAAAAGGGTTCACGATTCGGTGAAACTGCTCGTCGTTGCGCCTGTTACGCTGCTGATCACCGGATTTCTTGCGTTTACGATCATCGGTCCGGTCACGTTTGCGATCGCAAACGCGATTACGGACGGACTCATGTATATCTACAATTCGTATGCGGCCCTTGGCGGATTGATCTATGGCGGATTGTATGCGCTGCTGGTCATTACCGGCATGCATCATACGTTTCTGGCCGTGGACGTGCAGCTGATCGGCAGCCAGGGCGGTACCCTTCTATGGCCGATGCTGGCTTTATCCAACATCGCTCAAGGTTCAGCCGCATTGGCGATGATGCTGGTGCTGCGCGAACGTAAAATGCGCGGCCTTGCCGCCACGTCTTCGATCTCTGCTTTCCTAGGGGTCACCGAGCCGGCAATCTTCGGCGTGAACATCCGTTACAGATATCCGTTTATTTTCGGGATGGTCGGTTCGGCCATCGGCGGCGTGCTGCTGACGATGAACGACGTTCAGGCCACGTCGATCGGCGTGGGCGGCGTGCCCGGATTTCTATCCATTTTTCCGAATAAATGGGGTGTGTTCTTCATTGGCATGGCGATCGTGCTGATCGTGCCGTTTGTGCTCACGGTGGTCTTTGGCAGGATGAAGGTCCGAAGGGAAGGGCGTGTCGCGAACGCTTCGGCAACTTCGGAAGCACAGGCAGAAACGGCAACCGCGCCGACAACCGAAACCGGGCGGGCCGAGGTATCGCAGGCCGCGGCAAACGGCGGTGAACGCGAAAAAAACGCAAACGACGAATCGATTAACGTGCTTGAAGTACGTGCACCGCTAAGCGGTACGGCCGTGCCGCTGGAACAGGTGCCTGATGCGGCATTTGCGGAGAAGCAGATGGGAGACGGGGTCGCGATCGAACCTTCCGGCAGCAGCGTGGCAGCTCCGTTCGATGCGCAGGTCGCCCACGTCATCAAGAGCAAGCATGCCGTCATTTTGGAGCATGCGAGCGGGGTGCAGATGTTGGTCCATGTCGGCATCAATACCGTTTCGCTCAAGGGCGAAGGCTTCCGAGTGCATGTCCAGGCAGGAGACCGCGTCAAGGCAGGACAAACGCTGCTGGAATTCGATCGCAATGTGATAGAGGCTGCCGGCTATCCGCTCATTACCCCGATCATCGTGCCGGATGGACAGGATATGGTGGAGCGGGTAGAGTCGTTTACGGGCAGTGTCGTTCACAATCGTGAAGACGTACTCCATATTCATCTGAAAAAATAAAAGAGTTTAACCGCAGTCGTACGCAGGCGAACCGGATGGGAGCATATGATTCCCAAGCCGGTTCGTTTTGCGTTGCC contains the following coding sequences:
- the treP gene encoding PTS system trehalose-specific EIIBC component, with the protein product MDRKQVEDIVKAVGGKENIEAATHCVTRLRFALIDESKVDSEALDRNDLVKGQFSSQGQFQVVIGPGLVDKVYDEMIGITGGDRASKDDVKAAAGKKQHPIQRAIKTLSDIFIPILPAIITAGLLLGINNILTGPGIFFDERSLVDVYPAWKDLASIINTIASTAFTFLPALIGWSAVTRFGGSPLLGIVLGLILVHPDLLSAYGYADAVNEGTVPTWNLFGWEIEKIGYQGQVLPVLVSAYLLAKLETFLNKRVHDSVKLLVVAPVTLLITGFLAFTIIGPVTFAIANAITDGLMYIYNSYAALGGLIYGGLYALLVITGMHHTFLAVDVQLIGSQGGTLLWPMLALSNIAQGSAALAMMLVLRERKMRGLAATSSISAFLGVTEPAIFGVNIRYRYPFIFGMVGSAIGGVLLTMNDVQATSIGVGGVPGFLSIFPNKWGVFFIGMAIVLIVPFVLTVVFGRMKVRREGRVANASATSEAQAETATAPTTETGRAEVSQAAANGGEREKNANDESINVLEVRAPLSGTAVPLEQVPDAAFAEKQMGDGVAIEPSGSSVAAPFDAQVAHVIKSKHAVILEHASGVQMLVHVGINTVSLKGEGFRVHVQAGDRVKAGQTLLEFDRNVIEAAGYPLITPIIVPDGQDMVERVESFTGSVVHNREDVLHIHLKK
- the treC gene encoding alpha,alpha-phosphotrehalase → MSSENTALSSWWRTSTVYQVYPKSFKDTTGSGTGDIPGLIEKLDYLHDLGIDIVWLQPVYISPQRDNGYDVADYYRINPEYGSMEDMDALLEGLDARGMKLMIDIVVNHTSTEHEWFKQARSSRDNPYRDYYIWRDPAPDGGVPNNWQSKFGGPAWQYDEQTGQYFLTLFDKTQADLNWENEQVRSEVRKMLKFWADKGVAGFRMDVINLISKDQRFPDDDGSVPPGDGRRFYTDGPKVHEYIREMYEEVFGPYQLVTVGEMSSTTLEHCIRYSRPESREFSMTFSFHHLKVDYPNGQKWELMPYDFEALKRLLSDWQTGMQAGGGWNALFLNNHDQPRALSRFADDGEYRTESAKMLATTLHGLQGTPYVYQGEEIGLPNPVWQDASEFRDIESTNMFKLLQQESGKSAAEAFEIVKTRSRDNSRIPMPWDDTEHAGFTTGTPWIKIDERYPELNVKRQLADPESVYYHYQKLIALRKQVQVLTDGLYERLDEGHPEVFAYARSNGKETLLVVSSFSKQQSRFRFPEEVWQAHVADKRHELLIGNTKAIPELEPTLCLEPFASYMWLISQEEPPTNHGTGKERS